A single Drechmeria coniospora strain ARSEF 6962 chromosome 03, whole genome shotgun sequence DNA region contains:
- a CDS encoding isoleucyl-tRNA synthetase produces MSINFPKEEAATIERWREINAFHRQLELSEGRPRYTFYDGPPFATGLPHYGHLLASTIKDIIPRYWSMKGYHVERRFGWDTHGLPIEHEIDKKLGIAGKDAVNKFGIEKYNEECRSIVMRFATEWRHTIERLGRWIDFDNDYKTMDPKFMESLWWVFKQLFDKGQIYQGYRVMPYSTVLTTALSNFEANQNYQDVTDPAVVVSFPLMDDPSVCLLAWTTTPWTLPSHTGLAVHPDFEYIKVHDEKSNQTYILLEKLLGTLYKDPKKAKFSVVGKMKGKDMLGWRYKPLFDYFYEDFKDVGFRVFNGTYVTADSGTGIVHQAPAFGEDDYNIAMEAGVISESRPPPDPINDTGHFTSRVPDFAGMHVKAADKHIIKHLKNAGRLIVESQLKHSYPMCPRSDTPLIYRAVPSWFIRIPDIIPDMLKNIEGSHWVPAAVKERRFASWIANARDWNVGRNRYWGTPIPLWVSDDLEERVCIGSVAELRELSGYEGELNDIHRDKIDHITIPSKMGKGTLRRVDEVFDCWFESGSMPYASQHYPFENVDKFKQSFPGDFIAEGLDQTRGWFYTLLVLGTHLFGCSPFQNCVVNGIVLAEDGKKMSKRLKNYPDPAIVMEKYGADALRLYLINSPVVRAEPLRFKESGVKEVVQKVLLPLWNSYKFFEGQVALLKKAEGVDYMWDPGMESTNTNVMDRWILASCQSLLAFVNEEMRGYRLYTVVPRLLGLIDNTTNWYIRFNRRRLKGENGLDDTQHALNALFEVLFTLCRTLAPFAPFLSDHIYLRLLPHIPKELQADDARSVHFLPFPEVRQELFDSVVERRVARMQRVIDLARVSRERRTIGLKTPLRSLVIIHHDAQYLEDVKSLESYITEELNVRDLVLSGDEAKYNVQLSVTADWPVLGKKLRKDMARVKKALPDLSSEQVQEYLLKKEIMVDGIRLEEGDLVVRRGLREDSTSKDLEINSDSDVLTILDSKIYPELAHEGLAREVINRVQRLRKKAGLQATDDVKMEYNILSDPEKIGLEEALVSQAATFQKILRRPLDKLQDGGPGQGLIAEEEQEVQQATFMLRLLKL; encoded by the exons ATGTCCATCAATTTCCCGAAGGAAGAAGCAGCTACTATTGAACGATGGCGCGAGATTAACGCCTTTCATCGCCAG CTTGAGCTTTCCGAGGGCCGTCCGCGCTACACCTTCTACGATGGGCCGCCATTCGCGACGGGCTTGCCTCACTATGGCCACTTGCTGGCGTCTACCATCAAAGACATCATTCCACGTTACTGGTCCATGAAAGGCTACCATGTCGAACGTCGTTTTGGCTGGGACACCCATGGCCTGCCCATCGAGCACGAAATCGACAAGAAACTCGGAATCGCTGGAAAGGATGCCGTGAACAAGTTCGGCATTGAAAAGTACAACGAGGAGTGCCGATCCATCGTCATGAGATTTGCGACCGAGTGGCGGCACACCATTGAGCGTCTGGGCCGCTGGATCGACTTCGACAACGACTACAAG ACGATGGACCCCAAGTTTATGGAATCACTCTGGTGGGTGTTCAAGCAGCTCTTCGACAAGGGCCAGATCTATCAAGGCTACCGCGTCATGCCCTACTCCACCGTCTTGACGACAGCATTGAGCAACTTTGAGGCGAACCAAAACTACCAAGATGTGACGGACCCCGCCGTTGTCGTCTCCTTCCCCCTTATGGACGATCCTAGTGTCTGCCTGCTGgcctggacgacgacgccttgGACTCTTCCCTCCCACACTGGCCTCGCCGTTCACCCCGACTTCGAGTACATCAAGGTTCATGACGAGAAGTCGAACCAGACCTATATCCTGCTTGAGAAGCTCCTCGGGACGCTGTACAAGGATCCGAAAAAGGCAAAGttttccgtcgtcggcaagatGAAGGGCAAAGACATGCTGGGTTGGCGATACAAGCCTCTCTTCGACTACTTTTACGAGGACTTCAAGGACGTCGGCTTCCGCGTATTCAACGGCACCTACGTCACGGCCGACAGCGGTACAGGCATCGTGCATCAGGCGCCGGCGTTTGGCGAAGATGATTACAACATTGCCATGGAGGCGGGCGTCATCAGCGAATCTCGCCCACCCCCCGACCCTATCAACGACACTGGCCATTTCACCAGTCGCGTTCCTGACTTCGCTGGCATGCATGTCAAAGCAGCGGACAAGCATATCATCAAGCATCTGAAAAATGCCGGTCGCCTGATAGTTGAATCGCAGCTCAAGCACTCGTACCCGATGTGCCCTCGATCTGATACGCCCCTCATTTACCGTGCGGTGCCTTCCTGGTTCATTCGCATACCCGATATCATCCCGGATATGCTGAAGAACATTGAAGGATCGCACTGGGTCCCCGCCGCCGTGAAGGAGCGTCGGTTCGCCAGCTGGATCGCCAACGCTCGCGATTGGAACGTTGGGAGAAACCGCTACTGGGGCACGCCCATCCCCCTCTGGGTCAGTGATGACCTCGAGGAGCGTGTTTGCATTGGGAGCGTGGCAGAGCTGCGCGAGCTGAGCGGCTACGAGGGCGAACTCAACGATATCCACAGGGACAAGATTGATCACATCACGATTCCGTCCAAGATGGGCAAGGGCACGCTACGACGCGTTGACGAAGTCTTCGATTGCTGGTTTGAGTCCGGCAGCATGCCGTACGCCAGCCAGCACTACCCGTTTGAGAACGTGGACAAGTTCAAGCAGTCCTTCCCCGGAGACTTCATCGCCGAAGGTCTCGATCAGACGAGAGGCTGGTTTTACACGCTGCTTGTTCTGGGCACCCACCTGTTTGGCTGCTCACCATTCCAAAACTGCGTCGTCAACGGCATCGTGCTTGCCGAGGATGGGAAGAAGATGTCGAAGAGGCTCAAGAACTACCCCGATCCGGCTATCGTGATGGAAAAGTACGGAGCGGATGCTCTTCGTCTCTATCTCATCAACTCGCCCGTTGTTCGCGCCGAGCCGCTGCGTTTCAAGGAATCAGGCGTCAAGGAGGTTGTGCAGAAGGTTCTGCTGCCGCTATGGAACAGCTACAAGTTTTTCGAGGGCCAGGTGGCGCTCCTGAAGAAGGCCGAGGGGGTGGATTACATGTGGGATCCTGGCATGGAGTCGACCAACACCAACGTCATGGACCGGTGGATCCTGGCAAGCTGCCAGAGCCTTCTTGCGTTTGTCAATGAAGAAATGCGAG GTTATCGGCTCTACACCGTGGTCCCTCGACTGCTCGGACTCATCGACAACACCACCAACTGGTACATTCGATTCAACCGCCGAAGACTCAAGGGCGAGAATGGACTGGACGACACACAGCACGCCCTGAATGCCTTGTTCGAGGTGCTCTTCACCCTCTGCCGTACACTGGCACCGTTTGCACCATTCTTGTCGGATCATATCTACCTGAGACTCCTTCCGCACATCCCCAAGGAGTTGCAGGCCGATGATGCTCGAAGCGTCCACTTCCTTCCCTTCCCGGAAGTGCGACAAGAACTCTTTGACTCCGTCGTGGAGAGGAGAGTGGCAAGGATGCAACGCGTCATCGACCTTGCCCGAGTCTCGCGAGAGCGTAGAACGATTGGACTGAAGACTCCCTTGCGGAGCTTGGTCATCATCCACCACGATGCACAGTACCTCGAAGACGTCAAATCCCTCGAGAGCTACATCACGGAGGAGTTGAACGTGCGGGACTTGGTGCTGTCCGGAGACGAAGCCAAGTACAACGTCCAGCTCAGCGTGACTGCTGACTGGCCAGTCCTCGGTAAGAAGCTGCGAAAAGACATGGCGCGTGTCAAGAAGGCGCTCCCGGATTTGAGCAGCGAGCAGGTGCAGGAGTACCTGTTGAAGAAGGAGATCATGGTCGATGGAATTCggctcgaggagggcgatCTGGTGGTGCGACGAGGCTTGCGCGAAGATTCCACGTCGAAGGATTTGGAGATCAATTCGGACAGCGACGTGCTGACCATCTTGGATTCGAAGATCTACCCCGAGCTGGCGCACGAGGGCTTGGCACGGGAAGTCATCAACCGCGTGCAGCGTCTTCGCAAGAAAGCGGGGCTCCaggccaccgacgacgtcaagaTGGAATACAACATCCTGTCCGATCCGGAGAAGATTGGTCTGGAAGAGGCGCTCGTGTCGCAGGCAGCCACGTTTCAGAAGATACTGCGACGGCCCCTCGACAAGCTCCAGGATGGAGGTCCTGGGCAGGGCCTTATTGCGGAGGAGGAACAAGAGGTGCAACAGGCGACCTTCATGCTACGACTGCTGAAGTTGTGA
- a CDS encoding Ribosome biogenesis protein ERB1 — protein sequence MAPQQVSRKRKVVAAPTESPGHDKLSDDEIPHGTLSLDGEESDAGTSGSNQWSSDLEGSDQQSEPSDDEEDIDDEIEGDFDVKVPNYRTVTDANGNERYEYEEIDPVYDSDDSDAQEAENTIGNIPLSFYDSYPHIGYNINGKKIMRPATGEALDALLDSIELPKGWTGLTDPQTGKPLNLSQSELELLHRLQTGGVPTEDYDPYPDMVPYFTSVEEVMPLSAAPEPKRRFVPSKHEAKRVAKLVRAIKDGRILPYIPPEEREKETEKEDETNYDLWANEEPQEAHVMNIPAPKLAPPGYDLSYNPPAEYLPTAEERLAWENADPEERESDYLPAKFDSLRKVPGYSGFVKERFERCLDLYLAPRIRKNRLNIDPNSLLPKLPRPENLKPFPTVCQAIFRGHQGRVRSVSFSPDGEWVASGGDDGSVRVWALNGRQDWVVKLSSADSVDAVRWRPSKKTFILAAAAGESLFFMVPPLSSGAVEKLSRETLDVGFGYAANGSQAASVNGGGGGEPVAKWSRPGSTLEEAGVLLKATVRAPIKVLNWHRRGDFLCSVSPTGQRSSVTIHTLSKHTSQVPFRRLPGLAQDAQFHPSRPLFFVATQRMIRCYDLQRQELVKIIQPGARWISSFDVHSGGDNLIVGSYDRRLLWHDLDLSSRPYKTMRFHAQAIRAVRYHKGLPLFADASDDGSLQIFHGKVVSDLMESATIVPVKMLRGHSVVDKLGVMDVDWHPRHPWCISAGADGTCRLWA from the exons ATGGCCCCCCAGCAAGTTTCGCGGAAGCGGAAAGTCGTTGCCGCACCGACTGAATCGCCAGGCCACGATAAGTTGTCGGATGATGAGATACCGCACGGCACCTTGTCTCTCGATGGCGAAGAATCCGATGCCGGGACCTCTGGCTCTAATCAATGGTCATCAGATCTGGAGGGCTCTGACCAGCAAAGTGAACCGAGCGACGATGAGGAAgacatcgacgacgaaaTCGAGGGCGACTTTGATGTCAAGGTGCCCAACTATCGCACCGTGACGGATGCCAATGGCAACGAGCGCTACGAATATGAAGAAATCGACCCGGTCTATGACAGCGACGACAGTGACGCCCAAGAGGCCGAAAACACCATTGGCAACATCCCCCTATCCTTTTACGACTCCTACCCCCATATTGGCTATAACATCAATGGCAAAAAAATCATGCGTCCTGCCACGGGTGAGGCGCTCGATGCTCTGTTGGACAGCATTGAACTACCCAAAGGCTGGACCGGCCTTACAGACCCCCAGACCGGAAAGCCGCTCAATCTGAGCCAATCCGAGCTCGAGCTTCTTCACCGGTTACAGACCGGCGGTGTGCCGACGGAGGATTATGATCCGTACCCG GATATGGTTCCATACTTCACCAGTGTTGAGGAGGTGATGCCCCTGAGCGCAGCTCCCGAGCCAAAACGCCGCTTCGTTCCCTCTAAACACGAGGCCAAGAGAGTGGCGAAGCTTGTGAGGGCCATCAAGGATGGCCGTATTCTGCCTTATATACCGCCTGAGGAGCGCGAAAAGGAAACGGAAaaggaggacgagacgaATTAtgacctttgggccaatgaAGAACCCCAAGAGGCCCATGTGATGAACATTCCGGCACCCAAGCTTGCGCCTCCTGGATATGACCTCAGCTACAACCCCCCCGCGGAGTATCTTCCAACTGCTGAAGAGCGACTCGCCTGGGAAAACGCCGATCCCGAGGAGAGAGAGTCCGACTACCTCCCGGCCAAGTTTGACTCTTTGCGCAAGGTTCCTGGTTACTCTGGATTCGTCAAGGAGAGATTTGAGAGATGTCTGGATCTCTATCTCGCACCGAGAATCCGGAAGAATCGACTGAATATTGATCCGAACTCTCTACTCCCCAAACTCCCTCGCCCCGAAAACCTCAAGCCATTCCCCACCGTGTGCCAAGCCATATTCAGGGGTCACCAAGGGCGTGTGCGCTCAGTATCCTTCAGCCCCGACGGAGAGTGGGTTGCGtcaggcggcgacgatggcagTGTGCGGGTCTGGGCACTAAACGGACGTCAGGACTGGGTCGTCAAACTTTCGTCTGCGGACTCGGTCGATGCCGTTCGCTGGCGACCAAGCAAGAAGACGTTCATTCTGGCCGCTGCTGCGGGGGAGAGCCTTTTCTTTATGGTACCTCCACTGAGCAGCGGCGCTGTTGAAAAGCTGAGTCGTGAAACCCTGGATGTCGGTTTCGGCTATGCCGCCAACGGTTCTCAAGCGGCATCCGTCAACGGTGGGGGGGGTGGAGAGCCGGTGGCAAAATGGTCGAGGCCAGGCTCGACACTCGAGGAGGCTGGCGTGCTTCTCAAGGCTACCGTTCGGGCGCCCATTAAAGTTCTCAACTGGCACAGGCGTGGTGACTTTCTTTGCTCCGTGTCGCCCACTGGTCAGCGGAGCTCGGTCACCATTCACACACTTTCCAAGCACACCAGCCAGGTTCCTTTCCGCCGCCTGCCAGGCCTCGCACAGGATGCTCAGTTTCACCCTTCGCGGCCACTCTTCTTTGTGGCGACGCAGCGAATGATCCGGTGCTACGACCTGCAGAGGCAAGAACTTGTCAAGATAATTCAGCCCGGCGCCCGCTGGATATCGTCCTTTGACGTTCACTCGGGAGGCGACAATCTGATTGTGGGATCCTACGATCGTCGGCTGTTGTGGCACGATCTCGACTTGTCCAGTCGACCATACAAGACCATGAGGTTTCACGCTCAAGCCATCCGCGCGGTGAGGTATCACAAGGGCCTCCCCTTATTCGCCGatgcgagcgacgacgggtcGCTCCAGATCTTCCATGGCAAAGTGGTCAGCGACTTGATGGAAAGCGCCACCATCGTGCCCGTGAAGATGCTTCGGGGCCACTCTGTCGTAGACAAGCTGGGAGTCATGGATGTTGACTGGCATCCTCGACACCCTTGGTGCATAAGTGCCGGAGCAGATGGAACATGCAGACTGTGGGCATAG